The DNA window ACTGCCGGTACCGCCCCGGCCCCGGCTTCTCATTCCGCCACACCGGCCCCATCGCATAACGCCGATAAGGCGTCGGCAGGTCGTTGCGATACTGCGCATAGACCCGCGCCAGCGGCGCCGTGAGGTCATAGCGCAGCGCCATCCAGTCGCCCTTGTCGTCCTCGTCGAACTCCTGCCAGGCGAAAACCCCCTCGTTGGGCCGGTCCACGTCGGGCAGAAACTTGCCCAGCGCCTCGACCGTCTCCACCGCGCTCGTCTCCAGCGCATCGAACCCATAGCGATGATAGACCCCGGCGATCTTGCGCAGCATATCGGCGCGCTCGGTGACTTCGACACCGAAATAATCGCGGAACCCCTTGGGCGTTTCCGCCTTGGGGCGCGGGGCCTTCTTGGTCTTCGCCATGTCCCTAATTCCTTGGCTGGGGGCTTTGCGGCGCGGTCTAGCCCAAGGCGGGGTGCGGGGCAAGCACGGCAAGGCGCGGCGGCGCGACAAGGTCAGGTTTCCCGGTAATTGACGGCGCGCAGGATTTGATCATACGTTTGGTGGTCGCGAACGAATTGAGAGCCAATGCAAGAGCTTGAAGAAAAAATCGCCCACCTGACCCGGGCCGTGGACGACCTGTCCGACACCGTCGCCCGGCAGGAGACGGTAATCGCCCTGCTCAATCGCCGCGTTCAACTGCTCATGGAGCGCGAGGCGGAACGGGAGTCGGCGCTGGACGGCCAGCAGGTCATCGGCAACAGCCGCCCGCCGCACTGGTAGAAACTGCGGAAACTCAGCCGCCCTTGCGGTCCTGCGCCAGCACGTCGCCCCCATGCACCAACAGCGTGTGCCATTGGGCATTGCTGCCGAACCGCTCGTAGATGCTGACGAACACCGTATCGCGCTCCAGCCGATTGATCCGGTTGCCGCAGGGCTTGCCGCGACCGACTTTGCAGACCCGCGATTTTAGCTTTTCATAGGCCTTGTCGGTCGTGCTGTAAGGGTGCACTTCGGCGGGCAAACCGTACCGCAATTGCTCGTGCGACTCCGCCCCCGCCAGCACGGCCACCGCCGCCGAGAACTGCCGCGCGCAGCCGTCGTCGAATCCGGTAAGGTAGAATGTCCGCAGGCCCGTGCTTTGCGGGGCACTGTCATAAAGCGCGTAGGTGCCGCGCCGCTCTGGGTACGTCTCAACACGTTTGCCCATCTGCCGGTCGCTCAGCCCGCAGATCCGGGCGACCTTGCCATAAGGCAGCACCGTACCCGGCGCGACTTCACTCGTGGCGCCATCGGAGGGCGTGTTGCCGCCGCCACCGAACAGGCCGAACAGACCCCGCTTTTGCGGCTTCGGCTCAACCTCGCGCGACGCTCCATAGGTTTCGGGCGGCGTCAGGCGTGCGGTCTCCTCGGCGGCACCCGGCTCCGCGCTTTGGTCTGGCTCGGACGTGCCGCCCTTCGACGTGCCCCCGCCCAAAAGCCGCGCCAGGAATCCGCCGCTCTCGGCTTCTTCCCTTGCCTCTGGCCCGGGCATCGCGCCCATGGTCTCGGCATCTTCCGGCAGATCCTGCTCGGACAGCCGGCCGATCTCGGCCTCCGGCGCGCCACAGCCCGCCAGGGCCAGCGCGCAAATCAATGCAATTTTCCGCATGGTCCTCCCAAGGTCCCATCGCATCCCGCTTCCGGCTTAGCCCAGAACCGGAGTTCGGTCCACCGGCCAGCCGCCGGACCGGTGAACTGTTGCCGATGTGAATCAGTCGGCGGTCAAAGGTCCTCGACCATGACCACGCCTTCCAAGCTCTTGATCGCGCCCTTAATCTGCGGCGTCACCGGAAATTCCCGACCCGCGTCGATCTCCACTTCGCCGGGCAGCGCCTCGTTCA is part of the Roseovarius sp. THAF9 genome and encodes:
- a CDS encoding SlyX family protein, producing the protein MQELEEKIAHLTRAVDDLSDTVARQETVIALLNRRVQLLMEREAERESALDGQQVIGNSRPPHW